A stretch of DNA from Mus musculus strain C57BL/6J chromosome 6, GRCm38.p6 C57BL/6J:
GAGAAACAAAggacaagaagagaagaaaaatattaatatattactcgtgtatgaaatattcaaaatattgggtaaaaattaaaattaattaaaaagctaaaaattgaaaataaataactatGGGGAAATACTGTCATTCAAGGGTGTAATTATGACTTTTTCTTGCCAGAAAGGCTAGCTTAGACTCTAATCAGTAGTATTTGCATAGGAATGTAATTTTACAAAATTTCAGAAACCTAATCCTCTGATGGAAGGAATTTGCTAGAGAATATTGATTTCAAtgttaacatttctttttcttctacctaGAATGCCTCATAAAAGCTTCTATATGACACTAGTGAATTTGAGATTCTAATTTTAAGGAAAACAGTAATCATCATTTTAGTGGTTTATACAAGATATCTTTCATTTTGCCTTGCTTTCTTGATTTTAGCTTTCTCCTTTCTTAAGGAAGTGTGTATCCTTCTCTCTGAGATTGTGTTCATTTTAGGAGTTCATCAACTCAATATATTGTGATCTTTGACTTAAGGTCTGATTTTATTACTGTAGCTAAGAATTTACAATAGTTGCAAGTcaatctgaaaatgaaaattctttctctgtatatctcaGAGAGCATTCAGAGAGACAATCTTCTCAAGGATTTTGAATTTAAGGAGAATATAGTTTACAGAGtgagatacttttaaaaatactgaagatacatgtaaaaataatatAGGCACAAagtgaaggagagaggaaagaaacagagacacaaaagaagtgacattaaataaaacaaaagaattataTAACTACTGGCAGAGGACAGCTGACAGTTAGGCAAGAGCAAGCTCTCTCCAGGCCTGTGAACTAACCCTACCTGGTAGGTTCCCATGTCTCAATGGCATGTTCTACCCAGGTGTATGTGGGGAGCACTAATTGGATATGGTGCCTCTTTGtaggaggaggggggaaagacagaaaaaggaagagaaggaagaaaaatggagtTAGTGGAAGAAAATGGTAAAGGAGTTGAGAAGTATTGGAATGTTGGACATAGGCATGGAAACTATCAAAATATGAGTGCACATGATTctcaaaaatacatattttaaaatgtaacttaTAAGAAATATAGACAATACAAGAGGAACAAGAGAATAAAAGTGCAAGAGATTTAAATGCAAATATAAAATAGGGGGGAAATGTGTCCTTGGAGTCAGATGAAAATAAGAATAACTAACCCCAAATgtaaaatactttcaaataaaataataacaaaaaaaaaaagttagagaaAAGGTAAAGGAGATGTTGAGGATGCTGGGTCCTCTACTACTGTAGCTTATTCGAAGGAGAGTACTTCCAGTCTTAGCTGGAGTCTTGTCCTTCTCTGTTTTTATCTCATAGGTAGGAACAACTTGTGGGATGAGGGCTAGCTGCTCAAATGAATGCTGCCAGTGTCGTTCACATTAGAAACTTCCTCATTTTGCATGCCTGGATCATGTCCTAACCTCAGTGAGCTGCACTGTGTGGGCTGGAAGTGACCTCATTCTTTTCAGAGGCTCTCTGATTTTTCATTCCTAAGTACACAAGCATCTAAGCTGAGGCGTGTGTGGTAGGTGTGTGGAAGAGCTGAGGAGGCGGGAGAAGCATTCACATCCGTGCTGGTAGCACAGAAGGATCCGGGTATGCTTCTGGCCATTTTCAATCTTCTCAGATTCTTCTCAGCAGCAAATCATTCTATGGGATGGAGGAGGCTGAGGAACTGGGATATCCACAAGTTCTGAACTCAGAACTCTTGGTCTTACCTGAAAGAAATGCAGCAGAGACGCAgcaacagaggcaggtggctacCTGCAATTTCAGAATTCTCAGTGATCCCAATAATATAGAGCCCAAAGATTTGATATTTGCCATGGTGAGAGGCCTCAAACAGAATCACTTTCCAAAGCCCCAGTTTCCTAACTGCTTAAGCTGCTAACCAAGAGTCACCAGGCCCCAGCCTCCTGTATGAATGACTCTCATAGTCGCCTCTTATGCTGGCAATACAGCAAAGTATTCCAGCCTCGCTGACGTATgacattttcctttgttttcaaaTTCTCAAAATGGCTCATACTCAAATAACAGGCCCCTTCTCAAGACGGTGTCTGGCTGAATACTCTCAGAGATAGGACCCTGATATTTTCACCCAGACTCACCTTTCTTATTCTGACTTTTCTTCTGCATATGTGTCACAGACAAAACTTGTAATATATTGTCTTATCTGGGATTTCCAATCTATCCTTTATAGTTTAAATTCATAATTGCTAGAGATTTCTCTATTCACTTTAGTATAGAGATTTCTCTATTCACTTTAGTATAGTGAATGAAACCCGAGAATAAATACAACATGCAAATTGCTGGGCATGAGGTTTACATGTTATTTATAAATACAAATGAGTAGTGAAAGAGAGTGCATAAATAGGATGATCTACTCCAACTAGCTGATCACCAACAACTAAACTAAGACTCCAAGCCTCTGTCTCAAACTTtagaaattttgtgtgtgtgtgtgtgcatatgcatgtgtctgtctgtctgtgtgtctgtctgtctgtttttggtAACTCTTTACTAACCAAAGTTAGTGAATCTAGGACAGCATACTCAGGAAACAAAGTTCCTTAGGTAAGTGAATTTCTGCTGGAGAAGAGAGCAAGAATGGAGAAAAGGAGTTGAGATCTACAGGAACGAAAGCCTGGAATTTCATACTTGACTTAAAGAGTAGTCCATAGAACTGGGGCTGAAGAATGAGCTAAGGAATTTAGACGCCTTTCATACTAAAAAGACAACAGAAAGACTCCATTCTGTAGTGATGTGTTAAGTGAATGCTTACCTTCAAGTCTGAGGTACAGAAATGCTTATGTCCTTAAATCGCAGAGTGACAAGGACCAATCCAAAACTCCTCTTAGCAGACATCACTTTTGTAGATATTGATGATGTCCTCACTGTGGGGTGACTCTCGGGGCACAGGGAAGTGAGCAGACAAGAAAGCAAAAGTTTTACATGCAAAGCAGCAATCTCGCAAATACTCCCCAGGAAGCCCCATCTCAACTACATAGCAGAAAGCTTTCATACCACACATAGTAAAACCCTCAGACTCTATGATCTCTGTGAGTGCAGAGACTTGTGCAACTGTGTCTGGAATGGACCTGGTAGGAGTGCATGGCAAGAGTAGGAACTGAGACAATATACAAGTGAAATGCAAATTCCGTGATCACGTTATGCCAGGAAGACAAATGCCAAGAGGAAACAGGATGTTTAATTTGTTTCACGATGACCTCTTATTTGACAGTCACCTGCAGCAAATCTCACACTCTGACAATTCCCACATTTTTGTAGAGACATAGGGGTAGCATGCCAGGTTTAGATTAATTTCTTGGGTAAAATGAATCCATTTTTCTGAAGACCTCATATTAAAACATTTGTGAAAAGTGAAAATTCTGAAAGTTTCAAGCACTTTTTAGTAGGACAGACCTTCCACTTAGGTATAAGCTCAAAAGCCTTTATATGAGATGCAAGATGCAGAAATGAGAGGATTCAGTACAGGGACTTTTTGTAAATCTGCCCTAATAATGTCAGGAATGGGGCCACTGAAGAGCCTGTTGAGCCCCATGTTGGCCTTTCCTGCAGTATACTCTGCATTTCCCCAACCTCTGGTCATCTTACCGTCTCCACCACAATTACAGTTTAAGCTCAGTTTTTTTCACCTTTATTTAGTATCTCTAGAATGTTCAGTATCTTGCAAAAAACACTGACACATAATCTCAGCTCCAATTGAAAGCTCCCAAAGCCTAGATTTGGAgtaaagaaaaagataaacaatTGACAGCAAGGCTCCTCCAACTGACTGTATAACTAGATTAAAATTGATCCATCGCCAGTCAACTGTTTatctttttcttcactttttcttCTCTGGCCAGGTTTTACTGCAATAAATTGAGGGATGAGCATATTataatactcttttttttaaattttattctctttttacagtccagacttttatacccctcccagtccaccttctgactgttccacatcccatacctcttcccccatctccaagaggatgtccccaacccccactcccactcaccAGACCTCTTTTTATGTTAAAAATAGACATTTACAGAATCCTTTCATATCTATACACAACTAATTATCTCACTGGGACCCAGATTAAACACTGTCCAAACATTTTCTCACATCCAAAACATCATATATACTTTTATCTCAGGATGCATTTTCCTAGAATACGAGGTATTAATACTTAGTGTAATTTTCTGGAGCCTTGATGACCCTTAAAAGTGACATATGACAAGAGCAAAAGGCAACAGAAAAATAGAGCACAGTTTTGATGTGAGCATTCCACCCCTGTAACATATAGAGGAAGTACTTATTTAAGTTTTATCCATCCTCTTCAAAACACACCTTCAATCCATGAGTCTGGTTAGAAAAGAGCTAAGTGAAAGCCCCAGCTTAGATTGAATTCTGCACCTCCTAGTTTTTCATCATGGCTGTTTTAATTGCAGACCTTAGAACCCTTTAATTTCATCTTCTTGTTCAGTAAAATAGTCAGGTTCATAGATAAGGGGCTTAGGCAATGCTGATTTCCTACCATGAGGGCACCAAGCAACCCCACTAGTTACTAGAACCAGTCCTTGCTCAAAGTTCCTTAAAACATTAATGAAGTCAGGATGTCTAAGGATCTTAGACAGTCTTTGCTCTTCCTCTTATCACCTAAGCCTAAGAAATCCCACTGTGGAGACAAGGGCTTGACTTCCCCTGGTTTTTCCATTGCATGATCCTTCCAAGAAGCAATTGTCCTCCTTATGTGACCTGAGaaaaaagttcccttgtcacctGTAGCTCGCCATGTGACAAGGGCACCAAACAGAGCAAAGCTGATGCAAGACTCTGGGAAAGAGAAACCTGCAGCTATGTTtgtgcagggaaaaaaaaaaatgacccctCCACTTTTAGCCAAGGTGCCTTCCTCTTTGTTTAGGGAACTATAAAGACAGGCACTCTTTCTGTGCTCATGACTTTCTGTCACCATGAGTGCACTTCTGATCCTAGCCCTTGTGGGAGCTGCTGGTGAGTTTCACTCTTTTTCCCAAGCTCTGTCTGTTCCACTGAATGAAATATATGAACTATCCCAATGCTGTCTCTTACCTATATTCTGATAGTCTCACCAGCCTCTCAAACCTTCTCCCTACTTTCCTGGCTTCTCATTCCTTGTTTTTCTCACTTAGCCTTTAATCTACTCTTGTCTCCAGTCTTCATTCTAATTGGTGCCAAGAGCAGGGAATGTTGAAAGGTGAAGCTAACAAGAAGGTTCCATAAAATGAGCCTGCATGTCCACTGCTTGACTCCAGCAGCTCTGTGATACTTCCACCACAGGTGTTCTTAAGGAAAAAATGTGTTTACAGACACAAAAAGCTTATTTTTGCTAAATATTCAACCATTAGAATTCTGATCCTATATGTCTTAGGTCTTGCCTGTTTAATAGGTCCATCTCTAAATAAACTTCATCTTACCAGTCAAAGTTAAGAAATACTGATATATTGGCAAGTTCATCGGCTATGTTTCCCTTGATAAGTCTAAGTTGTCTTGCATATTCCTTTCTATTCTTGATTCATTCTAAAGAGTTGATTTCTATGGGAAGCTAGCCTAGGTAAAAATTTTCTGTGAGACACTGGCCCAGGTAAAAAGCCAATATTCAGGTGGAACAGATaagaaatacacatatatataaataaagcaagcaatgGGAAGAACTGACTTCTAATGGGATCCAATTAAGTGTTTTCTCAGGTAATTCTTGCTGTCCCATCACGGATGCTCAGAAGAGATCTGGGAACAGATCTAGTTCTGTGGGAACTATCTGTCTGTCCTACAGAACCTGATACTGGGAAGCCCTAAAATCTATGTTGCCTATTAGAGATAGAACGAGTGCAGCTTTCCTACACTCATGGTGCTCAGTAAGAAATCCTAAGGGTTTTAGCTGCCATGGAACCTCCAATACCCAGATGCATttgcttattttcatttcctATCTCCCATGAAGTTGCTTTCCCTGTGGATGATGATGACAAGATTGTTGGAGGATACACCTGCCGAGAGAGTTCTGTCCCCTATCAGGTGTCCCTAAATGCTGGCTACCACTTCTGTGGAGGTTCCCTCATCAATGACCAGTGGGTGGTGTCTGCAGCTCACTGCTACAAATAGTAAGTGACTAACCCCTAAGTAAGAAGCCCACGTTCTGGGAAATATTTAGAACACAGCACTTCGTCAAGTGGTGAAGTTGTAAGGTGAATGGGGGAAAGAAAGCCATGAGGAGAAGTTGCTGGCAGCAGTTAACTATTGTGAGCACTGTGGAAAATTTGATACAGAATAGGAAGGCTCTCATTTCCTCAACAAACTCATAAAATAGCAATGAATGTGAGTCATTAAACCaagaaatatttgttttgttaCTATACATACTTGTGAGAAAGTCAGGCAAGAACTTTGTACAACCACCACTAGCtaagaagaaaaatgaactcCAACTTTTCAGAAATACAGCTAAAAATTGGTAAAACTCAATGCAGTCTCTACTAGGCTTTCTCAGTCCCAGGTATGTAACATAAATGACAGGGACACTGACTCAGTACTTGTAGAGTTGGGAACAAGAATGTAAACTTCCCTCAAGGTTCCATGTCATAATACTTTGGACTAAACAGGCCTAGGTCTCACATAATAATAGTCCTGAATAAAGCAAGAAATATTACTCATAGATCCTTCTGTCATTAACAAAGACTCAGAAAGTGAGATGAGCATCAAATGTTATCTCGGGTCCACATCTCTGAATGTGTGAGGGACTGTGGGATGGCAGATTGAAAACCATCCCCAAACTGTACTCTTTATATACCACCAAtctctgaagaagaagaaaaaaaaaggcaaggttGCTTAACCAGAAACTATCTACCCCCAAACAGCTTCTCCTTTCACATTACCTCAAGATCTACTCTAGACCTCCAGAGCCACTCCTGAGCAAGAAGCTTGGGAACCCTGAGGTGTCTTGGACAAAAACCTCTAGCATGCGTTTTCCTTCCAACAGCCGCATCCAAGTGAGACTGGGAGAGCACAACATCAATGTCCTGGAGGGCAATGAGCAGTTTGTTGATTCTGCCAAGATCATCCGGCACCCCAATTATAATTCATGGACCCTGGACAATGACATCATGCTGATCAAACTGGCTTCCCCTGTGACCCTCAATGCCAGAGTGGCCTCTGTACCTCTGCCCAGCTCCTGTGCACCTGCAGGCACTCAGTGCCTCATCTCTGGCTGGGGCAACACCCTCAGCAATGGTGGTGAGTAGGACATTTCACCTACTAcattccttccttcccatgtttTCCAAAACCAGGCATCTATCTGGTATTGAACCTGCTGGCTTATACCTGGCAAATAAGTTTAAAGTACCAATTATAAAAACTGTAGTTGATACCTAAGGGAGATGTGTAACAGGATCAACAATGAAAACAGGATCAACAAGGGTCATTTTACAGATTTAGAAAGCTACAATTCTTTGCTGGAATTTATCTTCTTAATGATCTCTGTGGTGGCTACCCATGACATTCTAGGATAAACTCTTGTTCCTCCAAGTGCGCTGatgaatatttcttctttctttgatcATTACCCTTCCTCTCAGTGAACAACCCAGACCTGCTCCAGTGTGTTGATGCCCCAGTGCTGCCTCAGGCTGACTGTGAGGCCTCCTACCCTGGGGACATCACCAACAACATGATCTGTGTTGGCTTCCTGGAGGGAGGCAAAGATTCCTGCCAGGTAAGTGACTCTCATTGGATATGAAACCTCTGTTCTCCTGGGAGTGGCATGTGAGTGTCCATTATTGGGAAACTTGAAGCTTCACACAGTGGGATCAGGCAGGTATGAGATCTATGCTGAATGTCATTTCATCTCATTAGTGAGAATAGACAATGTTGTGTttcaatgcagaaaaaaaaaatggaactatTCTAGAGTAAATAGAATGAGGTCTTAAGGTCAGAGTAAATGTGATTCTTTTTCCACATATCCCTTCCCTAAACACTGTATTTCTCTAATCCAGGGTGACTCTGGTGGCCCTGTGGTCTGCAATGGAGAGCTGCAGGGCATTGTCTCCTGGGGCTATGGCTGTGCCCAGCCAGATGCTCCTGGTGTATACACCAAGGTCTGCAACTACGTGGACTGGATTCAGAACACAATTGCTGACAACTAGAGAACCCTAGTCTCTCTTCAATCAGTATTATCAATAAAGTTCATTTGTCATCACTGTATGTTTGTCTCTTTCACCTCTCTAGTCCCTTAGCTCTGGGAAGCATGCTCTTATCTGAGGCTTTTGAGGGCAGCAGAGAGTCTCCACTGAAAAGTATCCTGGATAGCAAAATAGAATTCATTAAATAATCAACAGCAgcataggaaacacaaaaataatttcaggGTGTATGATAAAGGTACATGCTTTTAgttccagtacttgagaggcagtggcaggctaatttctgagttcaaggccaacctggtctacagagtgagttctaggacagccagggatatacagagaaatcctgtctcaaaaatcaaaattaataataattaataataataaatagtaaatttCTGTAGAATCATAATGAGGAGCttgtttcattttactttttcaagAAATGTTGTGTCTGAATAGTGGACCAAAGCTTCTcctttttgtttaagatttatttatttaatgtatatgagtacactgtagctttcttcagacgcatcagaagagggcatcggaccccaGTACAGAtagtttgagccaccatgtggttgctgagaattgaactcagaacctctggaacagcaattagtgcccttaaccactgagccatctctccagcccccaatgctTTTCTTCCTTAGAATTTCAATGGGGCTGAAAGTAGTAATTTGTGAATACCTTGTGGTTGAGGATACTACTGATTTCTTTACATCAGAAAGTCTTCATGTTCAATATAAATCTTAGCTATGGTTAACCTCCTTGGCTTCCGAGTTCCATCCTTCATATTCATTTTGGCAGCTTTGATGCAAAGTCTTGCTTTGTAATTCAagtaggccttgaacttgtaattttCTTGCTTCAGGCTGCAGAATTCTTAGACTGTGGGTTGCACCACTATGGCTGGCTCTCTACGTAAAAATGTTTATGGCAATGCAGTCCTACTCTGTCCTAACAGTTGGGTTACTTGGAGAAGGTcttactgttcatcatcaaattCCTACTTATGTTTCTATAGAAGAAATAAGAGGTTCTTGGTCTACAACCGTCATAACTCTAAGCAATTCCCCTCTGTTTATCTTACACAGTAATACTAATATGTATGGACcaccttgagaatttcatagacaCTTTCACATTTACTTCATTTTTCCCTTCTGTAATGATTATTCCAGTTCCACAGCTAGAAAGCAAAGACTCAGAGAAGGTTGTTCACTCGCTGCATCCTACACATAGCGGCTGATAGAACTGGCTATTGTCAGAATTTCTTAGATATTTGCATGCTCACTAGTGGCATCCCTTCTCTTTCTACTGTGTGATCTTAGATGAGAAAGATTCCATCTACCTTGATCTTTGATATACCTCCAGACTACTCTCACCAACAaacacccattcctgcttccatgCACTTCCAGGAAGTATCTCCTAGTCACTGCCTTTCATGAAGTCTACTCTTAGAGAATTCTTGCTGAGCCAGAACTACTTCTGACATCCTATTTGAACATGAGCATTAAGTTGCCTCAACACTAAACCCAAAACCACATAAAGTTGCTCTATAACCTGATCAGTTGGAGTAACAGGAAAGAGAGTTTCAAATACCTACTCAACAATGGGACCACAAGGTCTCTACACCAAGAAACATTACTATGACATAACTTCAGATACATAGGTCCCATTGCAAAAAATGCAAGCATAGAGAAGCCAAAAATTAATACCCCCATAGAACTGTTCTCTCAGAAAAGTGACTTGGATAATGAAAAAGACAATGATAACTACAACAAAAATTACTATAACAAAGATGGTCAAGGAACTTAACTAGGATATGAATAAGTGCCACAATGAAGACTGTGAAAACAcagtcaaattaaaaaaaaaagaattcaaaatatgaAACTGGAATTTAATGAAGAGGTAGTATCTCTGAAGAAtagtcaaacaaaataaaacaatacaaagctTCAGGAATTTACCCTACCCAGAGAAGCCAGTGAGCTAACTGCAGatctgttgcggtaaatctccaacccaaatgagcctgggcaatgaaaacacaactcaactaatatgaatacatgctgtgcacctagattgggcagatctacacTACCATCTTGCCAGTACTagagaccccttataacttgcggtttctccaggccaggtgcttctgctccactttcctttttcctcctccttcattgttcgttctctctctctctctctctcccccaaaaCCTTCATCTCaaccttcccctcttcctcccccaatcaccggctctagcctttatttataaattaaggtttacaggaaatcacctgagtgctgactcattcctcatttacaacccctcacaggagaacagaattggcatcaaatataattagttcCGGGGCTATCTGCAACACAGATCTTtatgtctcctttctctcctctaaaTCCAATCCTTGGGCCTCATTCTCAGCTCTGTAGCAGCCTCCCTTCCCTGTCTGACCCCTTCTTCACTTTCATCACACAGACTTCCCCCTCCTAGCTTCCTTACTCTGACCTACTGCTTTACCCCAGCCCCCAACTCTAGCAGGCATTCCTCTGGAACCTGCAGCTCACTCCTGCTAGAGAAGCAAGTTCCCTTAATGGCAAATCTTCAGCTCTCCTTCAAAACCAATTCCCCAATCTCACTCCCATCTCTGTAGCAGACCACACACTGTGGCTTTCTTCTACTTTCTGCCCTCCTCTCTAACAGATCATGGAGATCTTCTCCTCCAAACATCTTTCCCATTCACCCAGTTATCCCAGATCCCGACTCCCCAGGCTTCTGTGAGATCCCATGAGCAAAGCCTGCCAGAGAAGCCAGTGAGGCAGGTAAGTGAGCTTCAGACCTtcattctccctcctctcctgcatGTATAATGCCCCAGCTTCATCCCCAACTCCATAGCAGACTACTTATTGAGACCTCTACTCACATTCCCAGAGGACTGAGGAGGTCCCTGTGGAATTCCTGATTTCCTCTGTTCTGAGGACCCCATCAGTCTGCTGCAATCCAAACCCATTCATACGTGTCAACTCCCAATACCTAGGAAAACATTTTACCTGGAAGCCCAGCGGCCACACATGGTAGAATACTGGTGGAATTATCTACCAGACAACCCACAACTATCTTCAGTTTatagctgagcagaagagagaTATGTGGAGTTTCAGTTCCCCGGCTTGGAGTCTGAAGCAGAAAACCACCACCGACAGAAGAGGGAAAAGGTGTAGAGAGAAGACACCATGGAGTAAGGGATCCTGAGAACTGGACATAAGGGCTGGCCAGTCAGAGTAAAAGCAGCCCAGGCAGAACATAGTAAGTCATATCTCAGGGCTATTGGCAgggaaatagacataatagcatagagggtagatatcttcCCAGCTTTAGTGCTTTAACAGCTTATTATAAAGGTTTTATGTCTTTTATCTGGaaactaaatgatctaaggtggAGCAGAAACCCCCaactaaatattttcaacaatattCTGATACCAGTGAATAAACTAAACTTGACATATAGGAAGTACACAGTGATTAAATGAAAGAAACGTTAAAGAGGAGTAGAGAAAATTACTAAGTAGACATGATGCCTAGTGAGattttgctatactcatataCTGATACCTAGCCCAGTGGTCATCAGAGAGGcaacccagagactgtcccacctggggattcatcccatatacagttaccaaacccagacactattgtggatgccgagAAGtgaatgctgaaaggagcctgatatgactgtctcctgagagccttaCAAATccagaggcagatgttagcagccaaccattggactgaacgtggggtccctaatagaggagttagagaaagaactgaacgagttgaagggatttgcaaccccataggaagaacaacaatatcaaccaaccacaccccccagaactcccagggactaagccaccaacaaaggagtaaacatggctccagctgcttagaTAGCAGAAgctggccttgtcaggcatcagtgggaggagaggttcttggtcctatgaaggcttcatagataccccagtataggggatttGAGGGCGAAGAGGTGGAAGTGGATGAGTGGAtgtaggaacaccctcatagaagcagggagagggaggatgtgatagggtgtttccaggagggaagGAAACGGGGAAAGGGgatgaataacatttgaaatgtaagtaaagagcatatccaataaaaaaagaaactcccaattaaatattttcaacaatatcCCAACACCAGTGAGTAAACTAAACTTGGCAAATAGCAAGTACACAGTGATTAATTGAATGAAACATTAAAGAGGAGTGGAGACAGTTACTAAGTAGACGTGATGCCTAGTGAGactctgctatactcatatatTGGTACCTAGCCCAGTGGTCACTGGAGAGGCTTCACCCAGGAACTGATGAACACaggtgcagagacccatagc
This window harbors:
- the Prss2 gene encoding anionic trypsin-2 precursor — its product is MSALLILALVGAAVAFPVDDDDKIVGGYTCRESSVPYQVSLNAGYHFCGGSLINDQWVVSAAHCYKYRIQVRLGEHNINVLEGNEQFVDSAKIIRHPNYNSWTLDNDIMLIKLASPVTLNARVASVPLPSSCAPAGTQCLISGWGNTLSNGVNNPDLLQCVDAPVLPQADCEASYPGDITNNMICVGFLEGGKDSCQGDSGGPVVCNGELQGIVSWGYGCAQPDAPGVYTKVCNYVDWIQNTIADN